The genomic region TGGGGTCGCCGGGGTTCAGTGGCCGCGCGGGGTGTACATGATCACGGCCGTGCCGGCGAGGCAGACGAGGGCGCCGATGACGTCCCAGCGGTCGGGCCGGTAGCCGTCGGCGACCACGCCCCAGACGAGGGATCCGGCGACGAACACCCCGCCGTAGGCGGCGAGGACGCGGGCGAAGTCGCCTTGGGGCTGGAGGGTGGCGACGAAGCCGTAGAGGCCGAGGGCGATGACTCCGGCGCCGATCCAGGCCCAGCCCTTGTGGTCGCGTACGCCCTGCCAGACGAGCCAGGCGCCGCCGATCTCCAGGAGGGCGGCCAGGGCGAAGAGGGCGGCGGAGCGGGCGATCAGCATGGCCGGAAGCCTACGCACGGGGGCGGGTGGGGAGGGGTGGGGGCGGCGCGCGAATGGCGGGACGGCGTGCCCTCATTCGTGTGATGGTCCGACCGGTCCGGCCGGGTGGCGGCTAGCGTCCGCGCGTGGAGGTGGTGGCGATGCGCCGTGTTGCCGTACGGAGTGTGGTGCTGGCCGGGCTGCTGGTGTTCGGCGGTGGTCTGCCCGCGGGGGCGGCCTCCGCGGGGCCGGTACCCGCGGGGCCGGTCCCCGCGGAGGCAGAGCCGGAGGCCGACGTGGCGTACCACGGCCGGGTTTCCCTGGCCCACGCGCAGCTGCGGATCCTGCTGGTCCCGCAGAACGAGGGGCCGTCCGCGCTGCCGAACGCGACGGTGCGGGTGCGGCTGTCGGCGGCGCTGGCGGACCGGCAGGAGCTGGCGCCGGGCTGTGCGCGGGCAGGGCTGCGTGAGGTGGTGTGCGAGACGGGGCGGCTGCCGCTGCACGGGCGGGGGCGGCACATCGGGCTGGCGCTGGGGCTGCGGGAGGCGGCGCCGGAGGTGGTGGTGCGGGTCGACACGTGGTGGAACGGCGGCGCGACGGACCGGAACCTCGAGAACAACGAGCACGTGGTGCTGGCGCTGGATACGGGCGATTCCTACGCCTTCTGAGCGGGGCCGCCTCCCGCAGCGCCGGAGCCGGCGCTGCGGGAGGCGGGCAGGAGCCAGGCGGCCACGGCCGCGGTGAGTTCGCCGTCGGTGGCCCGGGGGGCGCTCCAGGCGATGTACCCGTCGGGCCGGACGAGGACGCAGGCGGTACGCCGCTCCGTGCGCCAGTGGACGTGGGTGAGGGGGGCTCCGGGCGGGGTGGTCCGGTCGGGCGGGGTGATGAGGACGAAGCCGCCGGCGCGCAGGGCCTCGTACAGGCGCTGTCCGTGGGGGCCGGGCGTGAGGGCGAGGTCGGGGGCGCGGCGGCCGGCGGGGCGGTGGGTGCCGCGTGGTGGCGGGTAGGCGATCCCGATGCCGGAGACGAGGCCGAGGGCGCGGTCCTGGGCGGGGCCGATGCGGGGGAGGAGGGCGACGCCGAGGCTGC from Streptomyces sp. NBC_00190 harbors:
- a CDS encoding YnfA family protein — encoded protein: MLIARSAALFALAALLEIGGAWLVWQGVRDHKGWAWIGAGVIALGLYGFVATLQPQGDFARVLAAYGGVFVAGSLVWGVVADGYRPDRWDVIGALVCLAGTAVIMYTPRGH